The following is a genomic window from Deltaproteobacteria bacterium.
CTTTTTGGATATGTTTTGAATCTCTTGATCCAGTTGCTTTGTTCGGGTTTGAACTTCAGGCAATTCGCTTGATGTTTTTGATCGGTAGATCTCGATCCAATTTTCTATGAGATTTGGATCGTTCAAAAGTAATCGCAGTGATTTCGTCACGATCTCCTCAAGTCGCGGGGCTCTGATATTTTTGACTTGGCATTGATGAACGGTTTCCTTAGTGAAAGGATTCTTGATCTGCGCGTGGCCGTAATAATGATGCTTTTCTTTTCGCCCAGTTCCTGACTTTCCTCCGAGGGATTTTCCACACTCGCCACATTGAATAAGCTCAGTAAGGGGAAACGGGTATACTTTCCAAGACTCAGGCTTGTATCTATTTTTATTTTTTGCCAAACGCTCTTGGACTTTTCGAAATACATCTTCGTCAACAATGGCCGGCCAAACAGACTTGATTTTCTCAACAGATCCGTCTTTGTGTCGTAGTTTTTTTATTCCGATGTAAGCTTTGTTCGTTAGCAAAGACTGTAACGTATCCACCGAAAAGACCTTACCGCCACGATCAATTCCATGTTTATTCGTATATTTTTTATTGTGTATTCCAAGCTCAGTAATGGAAGCTTGAGTTTTACGAACTGTTTCCTGTTCAAGAAATATTTCAAATATTTCCCTAACTGTTTTAGCTTCCTCCTCATTTACAGCCAGTTCAGCTTTATTTTTTGGATTTCGGTCGTATCCCAGCGGAATCGTGCCGCCATTCCAAAGGCCGCGTTTACTGCGAGATAGCCAGTTTGCTGAAATTCTTTCAGAAGTTTGTTTACGTTCGTACTGAGCATAGTTGATCAAATTAAAAACCATCATCTCGCCGGATGCGGTTGTTGTGTCAAAATTCTCACGAAGCGTAACAAAGCTTGCTTTGTGATCTTTTAGTAAATCCCAGACTTCACAGAAATCTTTAATATTTCTGTTCAAACGAGAAAGCTCCGTTGCCACTATCAAATTGATTCGCCCAAGTTTAACATCTGTGAGCATTCGTAAAAACTCAGGACGGCCTTTCATATTCTTAGCGGACTTTCCTTCGTCACAATAAATATCAACGAGTGTACCCCAATTAGATTCACGTTTGTTTTGAAATTCAATATATTCAAGTAAACGATTTTTCTGTGAC
Proteins encoded in this region:
- a CDS encoding recombinase family protein — its product is MKRVGIYIRVSTEEQARIQDGSLVSQKNRLLEYIEFQNKRESNWGTLVDIYCDEGKSAKNMKGRPEFLRMLTDVKLGRINLIVATELSRLNRNIKDFCEVWDLLKDHKASFVTLRENFDTTTASGEMMVFNLINYAQYERKQTSERISANWLSRSKRGLWNGGTIPLGYDRNPKNKAELAVNEEEAKTVREIFEIFLEQETVRKTQASITELGIHNKKYTNKHGIDRGGKVFSVDTLQSLLTNKAYIGIKKLRHKDGSVEKIKSVWPAIVDEDVFRKVQERLAKNKNRYKPESWKVYPFPLTELIQCGECGKSLGGKSGTGRKEKHHYYGHAQIKNPFTKETVHQCQVKNIRAPRLEEIVTKSLRLLLNDPNLIENWIEIYRSKTSSELPEVQTRTKQLDQEIQNISKKINNLVQRVSELPSDVPAQAFYEQIKQLNQKLTEAKLAKEKLKTKEMDLYGQDIDHDGLKAKIERTLNNLEAAPKEKQRPIFTNLVKFIEIHPMKIKIGMYAPTKEQYKATGTDGTSSPGNENLNFKEKEGKLIPFVPTRRVGSSTVGNGAPGRT